Genomic DNA from Halodesulfovibrio sp. MK-HDV:
GTTGATGGGGATATCCATGGTGATGTGACCGCAGAGTCCGTTTTGAAAATTTTAGAAAAGTATTCTTAACGGAGAGCCTATGACACATGTAACTCCTCAAAAGCTTACAGAGATGCAGCAGGAATATGCTGCTCGTATCTCCGAGCCGAATATTCGCCATCTTTTGATTTGCGGCGGTACAGGCTGCCATGCCACCGGCAGTTTGAAAGTGAAAGATGCGCTGCACGAAGAAATTGCAAAGCACGGGCTGGAAGATACTGTTCGTATTGTCGAAACAGGTTGTAACGGTTTCTGTGCGCTTGGCCCATTGATGGTTGTTCATCCTGATAATGTTTTTTATCAGAAAATGACCAGAGATGATGTTGCTGAAATCGTCAGTGAGCATCTTGTTAATCATAAGCCGATTGAACGTCTTATGTATAAAGATCCGCAGTCTAAAAAGCGGGTTCCACTCTTCTCCGACATTCCATTTTTTGCATTACAGAAGCCATGGACGCTGCGCAATAAGGGGATCATTAATCCTGAATCCATCGAAGACTATATTGGTCGCGAAGGGTATATCGGGCTCTCTAAAGTCCTGCTGGAGATGCAGCCGTCTGACATTATCGATGAGATGAAAGCGGCCGGTATTCGTGGTCGTGGCGGTGCCGGTTTCCCGACTGGCATGAAATGGTCTTTTGCAGCACAGAACGACAGTGACATTAAATATGTGCTCTGTAACGCGGACGAGGGTGACCCCGGCGCGTTTATGGACAGAAGTATTCTGGAAGCTGATCCTCATGCTGTGCTGGAAGGGATGACCATTGCTGCACGCGCGATTAATGCAACAGAAGGCTATATTTACTGTCGCTCAGAATATCCGCTTGCTATTAAACGTGTACAAATTGCCATTGATCAAGCTCGCGAAATGGGTTTGCTCGGTGAAAATATTATGGGCACGGGCTTCTCTTTTGACATCTTTATCTATCAGGGTGCCGGTGCGTTTGTGTGTGGTGAAGAAACCGCACTTATGCGCTCCATCGAAGGCAAACGGGGCATGCCAATTCCGCGTCCTCCGTTCCCGGCCGCTCAGGGTCTATGGAAGAAACCTACCATTCTTAACAACGTAGAAACCCTTGCAAACGTCGCGCAGATTATGGTTAACGGCGGCAAGTGGTATTCCTCCATTGGTACAGAGAACAGCAAGGGCACAAAAGTGTTCGCACTTTCCGGCGATGTCAATAATATCGGACTGGTTGAAGTACCTATGGGCACTTCACTGCGTTCCATTGTGTACGATATTGGCGGCGGTATCCCTAAGAAACGCAAGCTGAAAGCTGTGCAGCTTGGTGGTCCTTCCGGCGGGTGTATTCCAGAAGAGCATATGGATGTTGTTGTCGACTACGAAGAAATCGCTAAAGTTGGTGCCATCATGGGCTCCGGCGGTGTTATCGTGATGGATGACAAAACCTGCATGGTCGATATGGCTCGTTTCTTCCTTGAGTTTATTCAGGAAGAATCTTGCGGTAAATGTACCCCGTGTCGAGAGGGCACACGTAGGCAGTTGGAAATTCTGGAACGTATTTGCGAAGGACATGGTAAACCGGAAGATATTTCTCTGATTGAAGAGTTGTCTGAAATGATTACCGGTTCAGCGTTATGCGGACTGGGGCAGACTGCTTCCAACCCTGTTCTTTCTGTTCTCCGTCATTTCCGTGAAGAATTTGAAGCGCATATCTTTGATAAGAAATGTCCAGCCAAGCGCTGTCCGGCGCTGGTGGAATTCAAAGTAATTGATGAGCGTTGTAAAAAATGCGGCAAATGTGCGTCTGTCTGTCCTGTTGGGGCAGTGGATTGGAAGAAGAAAGAAGTTGCAAAAATCAATACGGATTTGTGTGTGCAGTGTATGAGCTGTTACTCCGCATGTCCGTTTGATGCCATAGATTAGGCGGTGACACATGAGTACCTTAGAACTGACCATTAATGGCAAGGGCTATGCGTTCACCCAAGGTGAAACCATTCTGGATGTGGCGCGCAGAAACGATATTTTTATTCCAACATTATGCTATTTGAAAAATGCTTCACCAACAGGTGCATGTCGCATGTGTGTGGTGGAAGTAAAAGGTGCACGTTCCCTTATCGCTGCATGTACAGCACCGGCGGGTGCAGGCATGGATGTGCAGACAGAATCCAGGCCTGTTGTGAAATCACGTAAAATGAACTTGGAATTGTTGCTTTCCTCCGGTTCGCATGACTGTTTGCTTTGTCCTTCCACAGGCGATTGCCGTTTGCAGGATTTAGCATTCCGCTACAATGCAACAGGTAAGCGATTTGAACGTCCAAAGCCTAAATATCAGCCGGACTTTTCTAATCCGTTTTTAATTCGCGATTTTTCCAAATGTATTTTGTGTGGACGTTGTGTTCAGGCTTGTAAAGAAGTGCAGGTTAACAACGCCATTGATTTTGGATATCGCGGCAGTGATGCAAAGATTATTGCAAAATGTGATCTGCCGTTAGGCGATTCTGATTGTGTTTTCTGCGGTGAGTGTTTGCAGGTTTGTCCTGTAGGAGCGCTCAGTTTGAAGAAGGCACGCCAGAAGCCTCGTGTTTGTGAGACTGAAGTTGTTCGTACAACATGCGCCTATTGCGGCGTAGGTTGTCAGATGAATCTGCATGTAAAAGACAATGTTGTGCAGATGATAAACGGAGTTGATGTTACTCCGAACAACGGTAGCCTTTGTGTAAAAGGTCGCTTTGGGATGCAGTTTATTAACTCAGACGAACGACTGACGACACCGCTTATTCGCAAAGACGGCGAGCTTGTTCCTGCAGAATGGGATGAAGCTTTAGACCTGATTGCCGAAAAATTAGGCGGATATAAAACAGAAAACGGTGCGGATTCCATAGGTGTTCTTGCCTCTGCCCGTTGTACTAACGAAGAAAATTATCTTTTTCAGAAGTTTGCACGCGCAGTTATCGGGACAAATAATGTCGACCACTGCGCACGGTACT
This window encodes:
- the nuoF gene encoding NADH-quinone oxidoreductase subunit NuoF, whose amino-acid sequence is MTHVTPQKLTEMQQEYAARISEPNIRHLLICGGTGCHATGSLKVKDALHEEIAKHGLEDTVRIVETGCNGFCALGPLMVVHPDNVFYQKMTRDDVAEIVSEHLVNHKPIERLMYKDPQSKKRVPLFSDIPFFALQKPWTLRNKGIINPESIEDYIGREGYIGLSKVLLEMQPSDIIDEMKAAGIRGRGGAGFPTGMKWSFAAQNDSDIKYVLCNADEGDPGAFMDRSILEADPHAVLEGMTIAARAINATEGYIYCRSEYPLAIKRVQIAIDQAREMGLLGENIMGTGFSFDIFIYQGAGAFVCGEETALMRSIEGKRGMPIPRPPFPAAQGLWKKPTILNNVETLANVAQIMVNGGKWYSSIGTENSKGTKVFALSGDVNNIGLVEVPMGTSLRSIVYDIGGGIPKKRKLKAVQLGGPSGGCIPEEHMDVVVDYEEIAKVGAIMGSGGVIVMDDKTCMVDMARFFLEFIQEESCGKCTPCREGTRRQLEILERICEGHGKPEDISLIEELSEMITGSALCGLGQTASNPVLSVLRHFREEFEAHIFDKKCPAKRCPALVEFKVIDERCKKCGKCASVCPVGAVDWKKKEVAKINTDLCVQCMSCYSACPFDAID